The following DNA comes from Kaistia sp. 32K.
CTGCTGCGCCGTCACCGCCTGCAGCACGTTGTCGTCGTCGAGCAGGAAGTTCGCCAGCTGCTCCGAGCCGTCGATGCCGAAAACGACGATGTTGCCCTGCTTGCCGGCATTGCGAACGGCCTGTACCGAGCCGACGGTCCCGCCTTCATTGGCGCCGTAGAGGATGTTGATGTCGGGGTTGGCCGTGATGAGGTCGCCCGCGACCGCCACGGCCTTCTCGGCCAGCCATCCATCCTGCTGCGCCACGACGGTGATCTCGTTGCCGCCGGCCTTGGCCGCCTCGAGGAAGGAATTGGTGCGCAGGTCCGACACCTCGGCGCCAAGCGCGCGGAAGCCGAGCGTCGCGATCTTGGCCTTGCCGCCAAGCTTCTCCTTGATGTATTTCGCCGCCGCCTCGCCGGTCGTGCGACCGAGATCGGCCTGGTTCGAGCTCAGATCCGCATCAACGAAATCCCAACCCAGGTTGAACGTGTTGTAGGCGATGATCTTGACGCCCTTTTCCGAGGCGCGCCGCAGCGCCTGCTCGGAACCCTTCGGGCTGATCGGCGAGATCACGATCGCCTTGACGCCACGGGTGACATAGGTGTCGACCAGCGACTGCTCCTTCTCGGGCTTCGAGTCGGAATTGGCGAG
Coding sequences within:
- a CDS encoding substrate-binding domain-containing protein, whose product is MNRRDLMLASAALATAIAFGGAAKADDKQIAGIVFQQDQFFNGIESGMKSAAKKSGVELLLANSDSKPEKEQSLVDTYVTRGVKAIVISPISPKGSEQALRRASEKGVKIIAYNTFNLGWDFVDADLSSNQADLGRTTGEAAAKYIKEKLGGKAKIATLGFRALGAEVSDLRTNSFLEAAKAGGNEITVVAQQDGWLAEKAVAVAGDLITANPDINILYGANEGGTVGSVQAVRNAGKQGNIVVFGIDGSEQLANFLLDDDNVLQAVTAQQPFVMGSQALDAAVAILDGKPVDKTANVKVLGLTRTDPEAVQAFKKEWKSLK